The Ostrinia nubilalis chromosome 17, ilOstNubi1.1, whole genome shotgun sequence genome contains a region encoding:
- the LOC135080077 gene encoding uncharacterized protein LOC135080077 produces the protein MLPSMPILFTRESQDAFGNKIEPSTSFFNPNTFIKPAIQPEPPPQKVLVVEPVKTAPKETKPKTSVKKKEDPPKFDNNALETALVKSYYSKVQSRFSSNPSVPNNKFIQFQNILKTFDPNKETPVELYKRIEQLFGGEHSDILEDFLLFLKPGQAASVGRFMDHFMLVQMTSFIELLHSVFYRKPTVLRKILRAITAGINSGSSEVMKSRVLPHLRSNPRLSEMFKSLFPDERPPDSAYDTGVDAIPESLLSESVRYETLEFQEETDAKKKIEATEGLDTMYLHGRVFLQHGRLLRSANVEFPYSKEPYRVHARRLAPAQCHLSPPESDDERASPKRTRNSKVPPKKPKKQLKSPTKNAKDVNDNTKVKDIVTNVLNSPKTVKNKQQNKKNKEKKDDAKQDTQKRERKDSKNSTCQKKDEGSKPKQPKIDPVCTEIKAVIKSNSCAEPVCTEVRTEVKTNSWTREEDKTMLQVLKGEADTEQVFERVRELLPHRSVTEIKERFCHVMTLLQQMAVGEVT, from the exons ATGCTGCCTTCTATGCCAATATTGTTCACCCGGGAAAGTCAGGATGCGTTTGGGAATAAAATTGAACCAAGCACGAGCTTTTTTAATCCAAATACATTTATAAAACCTGCGATTCAACCCGAG CCTCCTCCTCAGAAAGTTTTGGTTGTAGAGCCTGTCAAAACTGCTCCGAAAGAGACGAAACCCAAGACTAGTGTGAAGAAAAAAGAGGATCCGCCTAAATTTGATAACAATGCTTTAGAAACAG CTTTAGTTAAGTCTTATTACTCTAAAGTACAATCACGGTTTTCTTCCAATCCATCGGTGCCTAACAACAAATTTATCCAGTTCCAAAATATATTGAAAACGTTTGATCCAAACAAAGAGACTCCGGTGGAACTTTACAAGAGAATTGAGCAATTGTTCGGTGGTGAGCACTCGGATATTCTtgaagattttcttttgtttttgaagcCAGGCCAAGCTGCCAGTGTGGGTAGATTTATGGACCATTTCATGTTGGTCCAGATGACCAGCTTTATAGAACTTTTACAT AGTGTGTTTTATCGCAAGCCAACTGTCCTGAGGAAGATATTACGGGCTATTACTGCCGGCATCAACAGCGGCAGCAGTGAGGTGATGAAGTCACGGGTTCTGCCCCATTTGAGGTCCAATCCCCGGCTGAGTGAGATGTTCAAATCCTTGTTCCCTGATGAGCGGCCTCCAGACAG CGCATACGACACAGGAGTGGATGCGATCCCCGAGTCGTTGTTATCGGAAAGCGTTCGATATGAGACCTTGGAGTTCCAAGAAGAGACTGACGCGAAGAAGAAAATTGAAGCCACTGAAGGACTAGACACAATG TATCTCCACGGCCGAGTATTTCTTCAGCACGGCAGACTACTCAGGTCAGCTAACGTCGAGTTTCCATACAGCAAGGAACCTTACCGGGTGCACGCCCGACGTCTAGCCCCTGCCCAGTGCCACCTCTCGCCTCCAGAATCCGACGACGAAAGGGCATCGCCCAAACGTACCAGAAACTCTAAAGTACCCCCGAAAAAACCCAAAAAACAACTCAAATCCCCAACCAAAAACGCGAAAGACGTTAACGATAACACAAAAGTTAAAGACATCGTCACAAACGTTCTGAATAGCCCGAAAACGGTGAAAAACAAACagcaaaacaagaaaaataaagagaaaaaggaCGACGCGAAACAAGACACGCAGAAGAGAGAGAGAAAAGACAGCAAAAATTCAACTTGCCAGAAAAAGGACGAGGGCTCGAAACCAAAGCAGCCTAAAATTGACCCAGTGTGTACAGAAATCAAAGCAGTAATTAAAAGCAATAGTTGTGCGGAACCAGTGTGCACAGAGGTTAGGACAGAAGTAAAGACTAATAGCTGGACGCGGGAGGAGGACAAAACTATGTTGCAAGTGCTAAAAGGCGAAGCCGACACTGAGCAAGTCTTCGAAAGAGTGAGAGAGTTGCTTCCTCACCGCTCCGTAACAGAGATCAAGGAACGATTCTGCCACGTCATGACCCTACTGCAGCAAATGGCCGTGGGAGAAGTCACTTAG